The following proteins come from a genomic window of Microtus ochrogaster isolate Prairie Vole_2 unplaced genomic scaffold, MicOch1.0 UNK1, whole genome shotgun sequence:
- the Chchd4 gene encoding mitochondrial intermembrane space import and assembly protein 40, whose product MSYCRQEGKDRIIFVTKEDHETPSSAELVADDPNDPYEEHGLILPNGDINWNCPCLGGMASGPCGEQFKSAFSCFHYSKEEIKGSDCIDQFRAMQECMQKYPDLYPQDEEEEEEAKPVEQVEETAAPKASAAKEQGSSS is encoded by the exons ATGTCCTACTGCCGGCAAGAAG GGAAGGATCGGATAATATTTGTGACCAAAGAAGACCATGAAACTCCTAGCAGTGCGGAGCTGGTGGCTGATGACCCCAATGATCCCTATGAGGAGCACG gaCTGATACTGCCCAATGGAGATATTAACTGGAATTGCCCGTGCCTTGGGGGAATGGCCAGCGGCCCCTGTGGGGAACAGTTCAAGTCTGCCTTTTCCTGCTTCCACTACAGCAAAGAGGAAATCAAGGGATCAGACTGTATAGACCAGTTTCGGGCCATGCAGGAGTGCATGCAAAAATACCCGGACCTCTATCCCCaagacgaggaggaggaagaggaggcaaagcCAGTTGAGCAAGTGGAGGAAACAGCTGCTCCTAAGGCCTCTGCAGCCAAAGAGCAGGGATCAAGCTCCTGA